One Tunturibacter gelidoferens genomic region harbors:
- a CDS encoding YodC family protein, which translates to MSEEFQPGDVVVLKSGGPKMTVDQIGDDQFQRRMVWCDWIEANKKFSDTFPPTSLKLST; encoded by the coding sequence ATGAGTGAAGAATTTCAACCTGGAGACGTGGTTGTTTTGAAATCTGGTGGGCCAAAAATGACTGTTGACCAAATCGGAGACGATCAGTTCCAGCGTCGTATGGTGTGGTGTGACTGGATTGAGGCCAATAAAAAATTTAGCGACACATTCCCGCCTACTTCCCTGAAGCTTTCAACCTAA
- a CDS encoding response regulator transcription factor, translating into MNRIILADNQAIFRAGAARMLSLEEDMRIVAQCEDAPKLFAAVDGLRGSVVLLSSSLRLELKDLLARTQAAGSRTVLIAENAELVPEEIAVLFDGILHRNVAGSVLVDCIRRVARGQRFVQRANVTTMQSSDSVGTRVRDRLTPKEMQIVALIVQGCKNKDIAQQLGTKEQVIKNYLRSIYDKSGVSDRLELALFTIHHRVLAEAAAKAGHLIQMKSA; encoded by the coding sequence ATGAACCGAATTATTCTCGCTGATAACCAGGCAATCTTCCGCGCAGGCGCAGCCAGAATGCTGTCGCTCGAGGAAGACATGCGGATCGTCGCCCAGTGCGAGGACGCGCCCAAGCTCTTCGCCGCCGTCGACGGGCTGCGCGGCTCGGTCGTGCTCCTCTCCTCCAGCCTGCGTCTGGAACTGAAGGATCTTCTCGCCCGCACCCAGGCGGCAGGCAGCCGGACCGTTCTGATCGCCGAGAACGCCGAACTCGTGCCCGAAGAGATCGCTGTGCTCTTCGACGGGATTCTCCACCGCAACGTCGCCGGCAGCGTGTTGGTCGACTGTATCCGCCGCGTCGCTCGCGGCCAGCGCTTTGTGCAGCGCGCCAACGTCACCACCATGCAAAGCTCCGACAGCGTCGGTACGCGCGTCCGCGACCGGCTGACTCCGAAAGAGATGCAGATCGTCGCGCTGATCGTTCAGGGCTGCAAGAATAAAGACATCGCCCAACAGCTCGGCACCAAAGAGCAGGTCATCAAGAACTATCTCCGCAGCATCTACGACAAGTCAGGCGTCTCCGACCGGCTCGAACTGGCCCTCTTCACCATCCACCACCGCGTCCTCGCCGAAGCTGCGGCCAAGGCCGGCCATCTCATCCAGATGAAGTCTGCCTGA
- a CDS encoding aspartyl protease family protein: MPSFKFPYSEWSLDITPAFPEGQTVFRPIVGAKLRNESKETDAFFGLVDTGADYCMFPSEFLESLGLNKDKLPSGTASGVATDRTIRFATITLEIDQLGLLRVYAGFSDNLNGQGLGMLGHVGFLDRFRLTSDPQSRVFELEELPNV, encoded by the coding sequence ATGCCTTCTTTCAAGTTCCCTTATTCTGAATGGTCCCTCGATATCACTCCAGCCTTTCCAGAAGGACAAACCGTTTTCAGACCAATCGTCGGAGCGAAGCTGAGGAACGAGTCCAAAGAAACAGATGCGTTCTTTGGTTTGGTGGACACAGGTGCGGATTATTGCATGTTTCCTTCGGAGTTCTTAGAGTCGCTGGGGCTTAATAAAGATAAGTTGCCATCAGGCACCGCATCGGGAGTTGCTACCGACCGTACTATAAGATTCGCGACTATCACGCTTGAGATTGACCAATTAGGACTTCTCCGCGTGTACGCAGGTTTTTCCGATAATTTGAACGGACAAGGTCTAGGAATGTTGGGCCACGTGGGGTTTCTGGATCGTTTCAGACTGACATCCGACCCTCAGTCACGGGTATTTGAACTTGAGGAATTGCCCAATGTCTGA
- a CDS encoding IS1595 family transposase, translating to MNLYSLAKTFPNEEMALAFWIKTRWPNGVRCLACDHDKCYLIETKGTTRKVYRKFECADCGLHFSPTANTIFHDSHLPLTKWFMAITLMTEAKKGISASQVARHLGITYKTAWHLCHRIREAMQEPKSMKLGGESVTVEIDETYVGGRRRGQGVKGGKKAKTVVVGIAERDGSIHLQRVKSSKDWHVRHVLRDKLDKKTEKVVTDGDSKYKSMFPKDRHVVGIHKHELYKKNWTSTQTVENAFSLFKRGLVGNYHQLSADHLDRYLGEFCWRYNRRGLQPWLFNMTLENMATRKPLPYKDLIF from the coding sequence ATGAATCTCTACTCCCTTGCTAAGACTTTTCCTAATGAAGAGATGGCCCTTGCGTTCTGGATCAAGACAAGATGGCCGAATGGGGTGCGGTGTTTAGCTTGCGATCATGACAAGTGCTATTTGATTGAAACCAAAGGCACAACACGCAAGGTATACCGAAAGTTTGAATGCGCTGATTGTGGCCTTCACTTTAGCCCGACAGCCAATACGATCTTTCATGACTCACATCTTCCGCTTACTAAATGGTTCATGGCGATCACCCTAATGACTGAGGCTAAGAAAGGTATCTCTGCTAGTCAGGTGGCACGGCATCTCGGGATTACCTACAAGACAGCGTGGCATCTTTGCCACCGAATCCGAGAAGCCATGCAAGAGCCTAAATCAATGAAACTTGGTGGTGAGTCGGTCACAGTAGAGATTGACGAGACTTATGTGGGTGGCCGTAGACGTGGTCAAGGCGTAAAGGGTGGCAAGAAAGCTAAAACCGTTGTTGTGGGTATCGCGGAACGTGACGGGAGCATTCATCTACAGCGTGTGAAGTCTTCCAAAGACTGGCATGTACGACATGTTCTCAGGGACAAACTAGACAAGAAAACTGAGAAGGTTGTGACCGACGGGGATAGCAAGTACAAGTCGATGTTTCCTAAAGATCGGCATGTGGTCGGCATCCACAAGCACGAACTCTACAAGAAGAACTGGACTTCAACACAAACGGTAGAGAATGCGTTTTCGTTGTTCAAACGGGGTTTGGTCGGCAACTATCACCAGCTATCAGCCGATCACCTTGATAGATACCTTGGTGAGTTCTGCTGGCGTTATAACCGTCGCGGCCTACAACCTTGGTTGTTCAACATGACGCTTGAGAACATGGCAACTAGAAAGCCATTGCCATACAAAGACCTGATCTTCTAA
- a CDS encoding polysaccharide deacetylase family protein, with protein MNRQVFYDPQRKRWKRLRRIFDVLALLGLVLGTVFVIGLLRMKPLPELFLQAQKRNYRALANQTTPLLKPGQKLHRSAHRKTDLKPGDVPLNSGEGLRAAYYVEDDPASYSSLKQHIAQVDLLFPEWLHVVTTSGEVVSYTQDNRAYDVVDKTGVHQVDREGKVARTVAANHVNLDIFPLVNNYDPRRGLWVPEVGGFLSSDTARASFVQQIHNFLAGNPSYRGLSLDFEEIPTNAQPGFRALIAALYEDFHPRNLRLYVNTPVGDDDWDLKFMADHSDGLLLMNYDEHQTDSGPGPIASQDWFIDNLKNVLKTVPKEKIICALGSYGYDWTTALPPPEPVGKPGAKKVAPKKKAAPEKILSAHDLSTQDAWQAASDSDSQIDLDDDSMNVHFAYDDEDAQVRHQVWFLDSVTMLNQMRAARELGIQTYALWRLGSEDNSMWKIWDHPQHSDPVKDLAQVEPGYDVDTEGQGDILRVTRKPQVGDRVVTLDDDDSVPLEYRMVTQESMQSYPLSYTVEQYGYNDKKVALSFDDGPDPEWTPKILDILKKYNVKGTFFMIGEVAEDYVGVMQRVFREGHEIGNHTWSHPDISEISNRQVDLELNLTERLFASKLGVQPLYFRPPYSIDQEPDTNDQAAPVEKIQGLGYVIVGNKIDTNDWDEHPRKSPQEITDSVFQQIEDMKTKPWNRGSVILLHDGGGDRSATIAALPVLIEALKAKGYQIVPVSELVGKTRAEVMPELTPHQRWQARADSLTFFFYSFFHYFVVGVFFVGDILMSARLIIIGVFAIIDRFRKRKNFATPEYQPRVAVLIPAYNEEKVIVRTIRSVMMSTYKNIRIIVIDDGSKDNTFDVAREAYPADIASGRLTVMSKPNGGKADALNYALERLDEEIYVGIDADGVIAHDAIARLVPHFANPKIGAVAGNAKVGNRVNLWTRWQALEYITSQNFERRALDLFDVVMVVPGAIGAWRTAPVRAGGGYHSNTVAEDADLTMNLLEQGYCVIYEDQALAFTEAPVNADGLIRQRFRWSFGILQAIYKHKGAISKHRAMGLFALPNILIFQIVLPLVSPLIDLMFVVGVFHYIIDKHFHPETASTDSFYKLLAFFAAFLVIDFAASALAFALERKHPASKGDGWLLFHIWIQRFTYRQLFSVVLFKTVKRAIDGKPFNWDKLERTAQMSKATEKLTEGA; from the coding sequence ATGAATAGACAAGTCTTCTACGATCCACAACGCAAGCGCTGGAAGCGGCTGCGCCGAATTTTTGACGTACTTGCCCTGTTGGGACTGGTGCTGGGGACTGTCTTTGTCATCGGCCTACTGAGGATGAAGCCTCTGCCGGAGCTGTTTCTGCAGGCGCAGAAGCGAAACTACCGGGCGCTGGCGAACCAGACGACTCCACTGTTGAAGCCGGGGCAGAAGCTGCACCGATCCGCCCATCGGAAGACCGATTTGAAGCCGGGCGACGTTCCGTTGAACTCGGGCGAAGGTCTGCGCGCGGCCTACTACGTGGAGGATGATCCGGCGAGCTACTCCTCATTAAAGCAGCACATTGCCCAGGTGGACCTGCTGTTTCCTGAGTGGCTGCATGTGGTTACGACGAGCGGCGAGGTGGTCTCTTATACCCAGGACAATCGTGCGTACGATGTGGTGGATAAGACTGGAGTGCATCAAGTCGATCGCGAGGGCAAGGTTGCGCGAACGGTAGCGGCCAACCATGTAAACCTTGATATCTTTCCGCTGGTGAATAACTACGACCCGAGACGAGGACTGTGGGTGCCGGAGGTCGGAGGATTTCTTTCAAGCGACACGGCTCGAGCATCCTTCGTTCAACAGATTCATAATTTTCTGGCGGGAAACCCCAGCTATCGCGGGCTGTCGCTTGACTTCGAAGAGATTCCTACGAACGCGCAGCCCGGCTTCAGAGCTTTGATCGCGGCGTTGTACGAGGACTTTCATCCGCGTAATCTGCGGCTCTACGTGAACACACCTGTAGGCGATGATGATTGGGATTTGAAGTTCATGGCGGACCACTCCGATGGTTTGCTGCTGATGAACTATGACGAGCACCAGACCGACAGCGGGCCAGGGCCGATCGCTTCGCAGGACTGGTTCATCGACAACCTGAAGAACGTGCTCAAGACGGTTCCTAAGGAGAAGATCATCTGCGCGCTGGGTAGCTACGGCTATGACTGGACGACAGCGCTGCCTCCGCCGGAGCCTGTAGGCAAGCCGGGAGCGAAGAAGGTAGCGCCGAAGAAGAAGGCGGCTCCTGAAAAGATTTTGTCTGCGCACGACCTTTCGACGCAGGATGCGTGGCAAGCGGCATCGGACTCCGACTCGCAGATTGACCTCGACGACGACTCGATGAACGTGCACTTTGCGTACGACGACGAGGATGCCCAGGTTCGTCATCAGGTGTGGTTTCTCGACTCTGTCACGATGTTGAACCAGATGAGGGCGGCGCGCGAGTTGGGCATCCAGACGTATGCGCTGTGGCGCCTGGGCTCGGAAGACAACTCCATGTGGAAGATCTGGGATCATCCGCAGCATTCGGATCCGGTGAAGGATCTGGCGCAGGTTGAGCCTGGGTACGACGTCGATACGGAGGGTCAGGGCGACATTCTTCGCGTGACGCGTAAGCCGCAGGTTGGGGATCGCGTGGTGACGCTGGATGATGATGACTCCGTGCCACTGGAGTACCGGATGGTCACGCAGGAGTCGATGCAGTCGTACCCGCTCTCGTACACGGTCGAGCAGTATGGCTATAACGACAAGAAGGTTGCGCTTAGCTTCGACGACGGGCCTGATCCGGAGTGGACGCCGAAGATTCTGGACATCCTGAAGAAGTACAACGTGAAGGGTACGTTCTTCATGATTGGCGAGGTGGCCGAAGACTATGTAGGTGTGATGCAGCGTGTCTTTCGCGAGGGCCATGAGATCGGCAATCACACATGGTCGCATCCGGACATCAGCGAGATTTCGAACCGGCAGGTGGATCTGGAGTTGAACCTGACGGAGCGGTTATTTGCGTCGAAGCTTGGGGTGCAGCCGCTTTACTTCCGTCCTCCTTATTCAATCGACCAGGAACCGGATACCAATGATCAGGCTGCGCCGGTGGAGAAGATTCAGGGCCTGGGCTATGTGATCGTCGGCAACAAGATCGACACGAATGATTGGGATGAACATCCGCGGAAGTCTCCGCAGGAGATTACCGATAGCGTCTTTCAACAGATCGAGGACATGAAGACGAAGCCGTGGAATCGGGGCTCGGTGATTCTGTTGCATGATGGCGGAGGGGACCGTTCGGCAACGATTGCAGCATTGCCTGTGCTGATCGAAGCCCTGAAGGCTAAGGGATACCAGATCGTTCCGGTGTCGGAACTGGTGGGTAAGACGCGTGCTGAGGTAATGCCGGAGTTGACGCCGCATCAGCGCTGGCAGGCTCGCGCCGATTCGCTCACATTCTTTTTTTATAGTTTCTTCCACTATTTTGTGGTGGGTGTGTTCTTCGTCGGCGACATTCTGATGAGTGCGCGGTTGATCATCATCGGCGTATTCGCGATCATCGACCGTTTTCGGAAGAGAAAGAACTTTGCGACGCCGGAGTATCAGCCGAGGGTTGCGGTGCTGATTCCTGCGTACAACGAAGAGAAGGTGATCGTTCGGACGATTCGCTCGGTGATGATGTCGACCTACAAGAACATTCGCATTATCGTGATTGACGATGGTTCTAAGGACAATACGTTTGATGTGGCGCGCGAAGCTTATCCGGCAGATATCGCCTCGGGTCGGCTGACGGTGATGAGCAAACCGAACGGGGGTAAGGCGGATGCGCTGAACTATGCGCTGGAGCGGCTCGACGAGGAGATTTACGTCGGGATCGATGCGGATGGAGTGATTGCGCATGATGCGATTGCGAGGCTGGTGCCGCACTTTGCGAATCCGAAGATCGGGGCGGTGGCGGGCAATGCGAAGGTCGGCAATCGGGTGAATCTGTGGACCCGGTGGCAGGCGCTTGAGTACATCACGAGCCAGAACTTCGAGCGGCGCGCGCTGGATTTGTTTGATGTCGTTATGGTGGTTCCGGGTGCGATTGGAGCGTGGCGGACTGCGCCGGTGAGGGCTGGCGGAGGGTACCACTCAAACACTGTGGCAGAGGACGCCGACCTTACGATGAACCTGCTCGAGCAGGGGTACTGCGTGATCTACGAGGATCAGGCACTGGCGTTTACTGAGGCTCCCGTGAATGCAGATGGACTGATTCGGCAGCGATTCCGGTGGTCGTTCGGGATCTTGCAGGCAATCTATAAACACAAGGGCGCTATCAGCAAACACAGGGCGATGGGACTGTTTGCGTTGCCGAATATTCTGATCTTCCAGATTGTTCTGCCGCTGGTGTCGCCGCTGATTGATTTGATGTTTGTGGTTGGCGTCTTTCACTACATCATCGATAAACACTTTCATCCGGAGACGGCCTCGACGGATAGCTTTTACAAACTTCTGGCCTTCTTTGCTGCGTTTCTGGTGATCGATTTTGCGGCTTCGGCGCTGGCGTTTGCGCTGGAGCGGAAGCATCCGGCGAGCAAGGGCGATGGGTGGCTGCTGTTCCATATCTGGATTCAGCGGTTTACCTATCGGCAGCTGTTTTCAGTGGTGTTGTTCAAGACGGTGAAGCGCGCGATCGACGGAAAGCCGTTTAATTGGGACAAACTGGAACGGACGGCGCAGATGTCGAAGGCAACGGAGAAGCTTACGGAAGGCGCTTAG
- a CDS encoding response regulator transcription factor, whose product MTVVNFDPIRSNDDLPEEESTPTAGIRVILADSQAIYRVGMKKVFALEDDIRVVAQVETLQNLYAALQRYPTDVVLLEGQLISGTIDAIPELVRQAPEAKLIVQVTESDESNTVELYRRGVRGVVPRSISPDLLVKCVRKIAEGETWIDNQSISWVIEAYRSQATSLTDPKVQPKLSKKELAIISCITRGMRNKEIAYQIGTTEQVIKNYLRKVYDKLGVSDRLELALYCLHHELLKKYLGDAEGQMAPHTEPSQPLRAKM is encoded by the coding sequence ATGACCGTAGTTAATTTTGACCCAATCCGAAGCAACGATGACCTTCCAGAAGAGGAGTCCACTCCTACCGCGGGAATTCGTGTCATCCTCGCAGACTCGCAGGCGATCTATCGCGTGGGAATGAAGAAGGTCTTTGCGCTCGAAGACGACATCCGCGTCGTCGCCCAGGTGGAAACGCTCCAGAACCTCTACGCCGCTCTCCAGCGCTACCCCACCGACGTCGTTCTCCTCGAGGGCCAGCTCATCTCCGGCACCATCGACGCCATCCCCGAGCTCGTCCGTCAGGCCCCCGAAGCCAAGCTCATCGTTCAGGTCACCGAGTCCGACGAGTCCAACACCGTCGAGCTCTACCGCCGCGGCGTTCGCGGAGTCGTGCCCCGCTCCATCTCCCCCGATCTCCTCGTCAAATGCGTCCGCAAGATCGCCGAGGGCGAGACCTGGATCGACAACCAGTCCATCAGCTGGGTCATCGAGGCCTACCGCTCCCAGGCCACCAGCCTCACCGACCCCAAGGTCCAGCCCAAGCTCTCCAAAAAAGAGCTGGCCATCATCAGCTGCATCACCCGCGGCATGCGTAACAAAGAGATCGCCTACCAGATCGGCACCACCGAGCAGGTCATCAAGAACTATCTGCGCAAGGTCTACGACAAGCTCGGCGTCTCCGACAGACTCGAGTTGGCCCTCTACTGCCTGCACCACGAGCTGCTCAAGAAGTATCTGGGCGATGCCGAAGGGCAGATGGCGCCCCACACGGAGCCCTCGCAACCCCTCCGCGCCAAGATGTAA
- a CDS encoding PilZ domain-containing protein: MAQWQMPNGENPVRTAVRFPMRLPIRVQTENGELDAMTENISANGLLFVSDQLPRVDSRIEFTIAMPAAVMGAANDVTIHCIGRVVRHYLQNGTKKAAAVIDEYSLKA, from the coding sequence GTGGCTCAGTGGCAGATGCCAAATGGGGAAAATCCAGTTCGTACCGCAGTACGTTTCCCTATGAGACTCCCGATTAGGGTACAGACGGAGAACGGCGAACTGGACGCGATGACCGAGAACATCTCGGCCAATGGGCTGCTTTTTGTAAGTGATCAGTTGCCGCGGGTGGATAGCAGAATTGAGTTCACGATAGCAATGCCCGCTGCAGTCATGGGCGCCGCAAACGATGTCACCATTCATTGCATTGGCCGCGTCGTACGCCACTATTTGCAGAATGGAACGAAAAAAGCCGCCGCTGTGATCGACGAATATTCTTTAAAGGCTTGA
- a CDS encoding ArnT family glycosyltransferase: MIKGKLRTVLWAALPLAAGLTLRLWYVLHAGRVEGDTLIYGSIAKNWLQYGIYGFTLGQDIPKPTLIRLPGYPLFLAVCFRLFGFDRYVAIMYLQCAIDLCTCLLISALSGRLFGHRSAKAALWLAVLCPFTAIYAAAPLTETLTLFTIALTWYSLERWQSTGAAFNRWLLAITVAMAYSVLLRPEQGLLPATVVPAMIWIVWQKSARRLSLRSLRPIAISAICVVLPLAPWAIRNWRTFHVVQPLAPRNATDPGESVPTGFQHWYRTWAIDFASTEQFYWNYDSTDLRIDDLPTRAFDSEDQYERTAALLSDYNQKNNATPAFDQRFEALAEQRTHTHPLRYYIALPVARLTNMLFRPRPEMMQIGLDWWNWHEYRGKTLLAYASAVLNLAYFLLGGIGLWLWRKNPGTYHALACAMTAFFVLRCALLLTLDNSEPRYTLEFFPLLIVWASCIFREADSRQPATPS, from the coding sequence ATGATCAAAGGAAAGCTGAGGACAGTTCTCTGGGCTGCGCTCCCGCTCGCAGCAGGGCTCACCCTGCGCCTTTGGTATGTGCTGCATGCAGGCCGCGTCGAAGGCGACACACTCATCTACGGAAGCATCGCCAAAAACTGGCTCCAATACGGCATCTATGGATTCACCCTTGGGCAGGACATCCCCAAGCCGACGCTGATCCGCCTCCCAGGCTACCCACTCTTTCTCGCCGTCTGCTTTCGTCTCTTCGGCTTCGACCGCTACGTCGCCATCATGTACCTTCAATGCGCGATCGATCTCTGCACCTGCCTCTTGATCTCCGCGCTCTCAGGCAGACTCTTCGGACATCGCTCCGCCAAAGCCGCACTGTGGCTCGCCGTCTTATGTCCCTTCACCGCGATCTACGCAGCAGCCCCTCTCACTGAAACCCTCACCCTCTTCACCATCGCCCTCACCTGGTACAGCCTCGAGCGCTGGCAAAGCACTGGCGCAGCGTTCAACCGGTGGCTCCTCGCGATTACCGTCGCCATGGCCTACTCCGTTCTACTCCGTCCCGAGCAGGGCCTCCTTCCCGCCACAGTCGTCCCGGCGATGATCTGGATCGTCTGGCAAAAGTCCGCACGCCGTCTCTCCCTCCGAAGCCTGCGCCCCATCGCAATCTCAGCCATCTGCGTAGTGCTCCCGTTAGCGCCCTGGGCCATCCGAAACTGGCGCACCTTCCACGTCGTCCAACCGCTGGCCCCACGCAACGCGACCGATCCCGGCGAAAGCGTCCCAACCGGCTTTCAGCACTGGTATCGCACCTGGGCCATCGACTTCGCCTCCACCGAGCAGTTCTACTGGAACTACGACAGCACGGACCTCCGCATCGACGACCTCCCCACGAGGGCCTTCGACTCCGAAGACCAATACGAACGAACCGCCGCTCTCTTATCCGACTACAACCAGAAAAACAACGCCACCCCCGCCTTCGATCAGCGCTTCGAGGCCCTCGCCGAACAGCGCACTCACACCCACCCCCTCCGTTACTACATCGCCCTTCCCGTCGCTCGTCTTACGAACATGCTCTTCCGTCCGCGCCCCGAGATGATGCAGATTGGCCTCGACTGGTGGAACTGGCATGAATACCGCGGCAAAACCCTCCTAGCCTACGCCTCCGCAGTGCTAAACCTCGCCTACTTTCTTCTGGGCGGCATCGGACTCTGGCTCTGGCGAAAGAACCCAGGGACCTACCACGCACTCGCCTGTGCGATGACAGCCTTCTTCGTTCTGCGCTGCGCCTTGCTCCTCACCCTCGACAACTCCGAACCCCGCTATACCCTGGAGTTCTTCCCCCTGCTAATCGTCTGGGCAAGCTGCATCTTCCGCGAGGCCGACTCCAGGCAGCCGGCAACGCCCAGCTGA
- a CDS encoding tetratricopeptide repeat protein yields the protein MDDRPKAGLQHIPTGAALSLHSTRSSIIARGRRDAANAASNPHYRQAVTDFNAGNFTAAAAGFQLAAEQSHAESQYLLSTMYDAGQGLPQDNTQAAYWERKAAEQGHAYAQANLSFRFYAAANFPEAFAWCERAAHSNLAWAQYNLGLMYRKGEGVQQSDREAAHWYRLAATQNFPEAQQKLADLYYTGQGLPLSHTQAAAWYRKAADHGNAEAQFQLGHLYAIGQGVEHDYTQSRHWIRQAALQGHEQALRELKRREYRDP from the coding sequence ATGGACGATAGACCCAAGGCCGGCCTGCAGCACATCCCTACCGGAGCCGCGTTGTCGCTCCATTCCACGCGTTCCAGCATCATCGCGCGCGGCCGCCGCGACGCTGCCAACGCGGCCTCCAACCCGCACTATCGGCAGGCCGTCACCGACTTCAACGCCGGCAACTTCACCGCAGCCGCAGCCGGCTTCCAACTCGCTGCGGAGCAGAGCCACGCCGAGTCGCAGTACCTCCTCAGCACCATGTACGACGCGGGTCAGGGCCTCCCGCAAGACAACACCCAGGCCGCCTACTGGGAGCGCAAAGCCGCCGAGCAGGGACATGCCTACGCGCAGGCCAACCTCAGCTTCCGTTTCTACGCCGCCGCCAACTTCCCGGAAGCTTTCGCATGGTGCGAGCGCGCCGCCCACAGCAACCTCGCCTGGGCCCAATACAACCTCGGCCTCATGTATCGCAAGGGTGAAGGGGTCCAGCAAAGCGATCGTGAAGCCGCCCACTGGTATCGCCTGGCAGCCACCCAGAACTTTCCCGAAGCCCAGCAGAAGCTGGCCGACCTCTACTACACCGGCCAGGGACTCCCACTCAGCCACACGCAGGCCGCCGCGTGGTATCGCAAGGCCGCCGATCACGGAAACGCTGAAGCCCAGTTTCAGCTTGGCCACCTCTACGCCATCGGCCAGGGCGTTGAGCACGACTACACTCAGTCCCGCCATTGGATTCGTCAGGCCGCGCTTCAAGGCCACGAACAGGCTCTGCGCGAACTCAAGCGCCGCGAATACCGCGACCCATAA
- the pruA gene encoding L-glutamate gamma-semialdehyde dehydrogenase, whose translation MATMNLTHSAPATSPKTPFSNEPFVDFSTAENKRRMQEALTQVESELGREYDIVIGGKRLKTAGKIVSKNPARPAEVIGIHQRAAAEHVEGAMKAAQTAFLSWSKVPLAERAALLFRAAELIRERSFEFCAWLTFEVGKNWGEADADVGETIDFLEFYGREALRLSEAKTPIQFPGERNQLRYIPLGVGAVIPPWNFPFAIMAGMTAASIVTGNTVILKPSVDAPTIAAKFFELLEEAGLPDGVVNLCPGEGPEFGSEVVAHPQTRFIAFTGSKAVGLEIHERAAKTQPGQVFIKRTILEMGGKDSIIVEADCDLDAAVDGVVASAFGFNGQKCSACSRAIVAADIYDVFCDRLQERVAKIKTGDPAENVYTGPVISEKAYRKTLDYIEIGKKEGTVLNGGHAIETPEGGYYIAPTVIADVAPTARIALEEIFGPVLAVIKSKSFDDALGIANNTEYGLTGAIYTGSREKLDRAREEFHVGNLYFNRKCTGAMVGAHPFGGFNMSGTDSKAGGPDYLLLFTQAKSIAEKIGHASAADEKQSEQMGM comes from the coding sequence ATGGCTACTATGAATCTCACGCACTCCGCCCCGGCGACCTCGCCGAAGACACCATTTTCCAACGAGCCGTTTGTCGACTTTTCGACGGCAGAAAACAAGCGCAGGATGCAGGAGGCGCTGACACAGGTCGAGAGCGAGCTTGGCCGCGAGTATGACATTGTCATCGGCGGAAAGCGCTTGAAGACTGCGGGCAAGATCGTCTCGAAGAATCCGGCGCGGCCGGCTGAGGTGATTGGGATTCATCAACGCGCCGCTGCCGAGCATGTGGAAGGTGCGATGAAGGCTGCGCAGACGGCATTCCTGAGCTGGAGCAAGGTGCCTCTGGCTGAGCGGGCTGCGCTGCTGTTTCGGGCGGCGGAGCTGATTCGCGAGCGGAGCTTTGAGTTTTGCGCCTGGCTGACGTTCGAGGTGGGTAAGAACTGGGGCGAGGCAGACGCCGATGTGGGCGAGACGATCGACTTTCTGGAGTTCTATGGACGCGAGGCCCTGCGGCTGAGTGAGGCGAAGACGCCGATCCAGTTTCCGGGTGAGCGCAACCAGTTGCGGTACATTCCGCTGGGCGTGGGTGCGGTGATTCCGCCGTGGAACTTCCCTTTTGCGATCATGGCTGGGATGACGGCGGCTTCGATTGTGACTGGGAACACGGTGATCTTGAAGCCCTCGGTGGATGCTCCGACGATTGCTGCGAAGTTTTTTGAACTACTGGAAGAGGCGGGGCTACCGGATGGCGTTGTGAATCTTTGCCCGGGCGAAGGGCCGGAGTTTGGCAGTGAGGTGGTGGCGCATCCGCAGACGCGGTTTATTGCGTTTACGGGATCGAAGGCCGTGGGGCTGGAGATTCATGAGCGGGCGGCGAAGACACAGCCAGGACAGGTGTTCATCAAGCGAACGATTCTGGAGATGGGCGGGAAGGACTCGATTATCGTTGAGGCGGACTGCGATCTGGACGCCGCGGTGGATGGTGTGGTGGCCAGCGCGTTTGGGTTCAATGGGCAGAAGTGCTCGGCGTGCTCGCGGGCGATCGTTGCGGCGGATATCTATGACGTGTTCTGCGATCGGCTGCAGGAGCGGGTGGCGAAGATCAAGACGGGCGATCCCGCGGAGAACGTTTATACCGGGCCGGTGATCAGTGAGAAGGCGTACCGCAAGACGCTGGATTACATCGAGATCGGCAAGAAAGAAGGCACTGTACTGAACGGTGGTCACGCGATCGAAACGCCGGAGGGCGGGTATTACATCGCTCCAACGGTGATTGCGGATGTGGCTCCGACGGCGCGGATTGCGCTTGAAGAGATCTTTGGGCCGGTGCTGGCGGTGATCAAGTCGAAGAGCTTCGACGATGCGCTGGGGATTGCGAACAACACGGAGTATGGGCTTACGGGGGCTATCTACACGGGTTCGCGGGAGAAGCTGGATCGGGCGCGCGAGGAGTTCCACGTTGGCAATTTGTACTTCAACCGGAAGTGCACCGGTGCCATGGTTGGTGCTCACCCGTTCGGTGGGTTCAATATGAGCGGGACTGATTCGAAGGCAGGTGGTCCCGATTATCTGCTGCTGTTTACGCAGGCCAAGAGTATTGCGGAGAAGATTGGGCATGCGAGTGCGGCGGATGAGAAACAGAGCGAGCAGATGGGGATGTAA